From a region of the Alnus glutinosa chromosome 1, dhAlnGlut1.1, whole genome shotgun sequence genome:
- the LOC133858812 gene encoding DNA-directed RNA polymerases II and V subunit 8A-like, whose amino-acid sequence MVEFLFEDIFRIERLDPDGKKFDKVIRLEAKSEKFDMFMHLDVMVTKDFLVKEGDKFAMVLAPTLNLDGTPDTGYYTPGNRQSLADRFDYVMYGKLYRISDGSGRGTKADINISFGGLLMMLKGDPSHCNKFELDQRLYILLRKV is encoded by the exons ATGGTTGAGTTTCTTTTTGAAGATATTTTTAGGATTGAGCGACTCGACCCAGATGGTAAAAAGTTTGATAAAG TTATCCGGCTTGAAGCAAAAAGTGAGAAGTTCGACATGTTCATGCACCTAGATGTGATGGTTACAAAGGATTTTTTAGTGAAAGAAGGTGATAAGTTCGCAATGGTACTAGCTCCGACATTAAATCTGGATGGAACACCTGACACTGGCTATTATACTCCG GGCAATCGGCAGTCACTTGCAGACAGATTTGATTACGTCATGTACGGGAAACTGTATAGAATTTCCGATGGTTCAGGACGTGGAACTAAAGC GGACATAAATATTTCGTTTGGTGGGCTTCTGATGATGCTGAAGGGTGATCCATCTCATTGCAACAAGTTTGAACTCGATCAGAGGCTGTATATCCTCCTGAGGAAGGTGTAA